AAAACGAATAGAAGCGTGATGGGTAGGTGGTCCTTTCGATCGTTTGTCAAAGACATGTAGAGAAGAAAGCTGTGTAACGGACAAAAACGGCGATTTATCGTTATTCTTCTCCATCCCGTCCACTCGGGTACTTGATCTAGACTTCAGGCAGTTTAGCTTTCACCATACATCACTTAACATCCCTTTCATGCGAATGTCCCCGCAAGGTTTCCCTTTGTAAGGTAAGAAAGTGTGTTAAAGAACGTCACAGCTAGTTCTTGACTTAAAAGTCACTACTCGTTTTTACATGTGCAGGCGCACGCCGCTCGGATGATTATGAATACAAATGATCGAAGCTGCGGAACGTTTGTAAGCTTCTCGAAAGTAGGATAAGTATTTGGTGCTAATTTTTTATTACCATACTTTCCTCCAAACCGTACGTACATCTCTCAATGTATACGGCTTTCCATTTACCCTTTACCTTTTAAAAGATAAACTGTTTCATTGCATCATAGAATATTCGATCAGTTTTTCACTTTTTCTAGGATGCATGAAACTGGATAAACTGCTCTCCTTCGCCATGTAATAGGCTCTCCCTATCCCGGACTACTACGAGAACTCCGTTGCCATATCAGATAACTGACGTAGGCAATCCCCATTTAGATAAGTCGAAACATCGCGTTACATAGTAGCGGATGGGACGTTTGCTCGTTTCTTCTATCTAAAAGATGGTCGAAAGCGGATCACAACTTTTTTCTTGAAACCTTAAAGAAAGAAGCAACTTTCGTTCAGCGTTTATCGCTACCGCTCGCTGAAGGTCCACGGTCCCCCCTTAAGCTATCCTTCAAGCAATCAAGCTTTCATCCTTATCTATGTATCTCACCTCACCATACAAATCACTCGGTAACTAGCGACTGAACGGCTTTGCCAACATGCTACACTCCCCATTTCGTTTCCGGCCTGGATAAGTTGACTGATGATAGGGTAAAAAGTGATCTTTCCCTACTGTTTTGCGAAAACAGATTTTCCACTTCTCCTTATGGGCGCACGATTTCACGCGGATGAACAATAGAAGCATTTAAACTTCCGATAAAAACTGTTTTTTTGTGTAAAATTTGATTTTTTGTATTTAGATAGAGGGTGACGAAATGCTCTTGTACGAGAAAGCGCATTTCGTCCATGACGATTTTGGCGACGTCTTGTGGGGAACGAATGGAATGTTTTTCACTTACTTTACTTTCGGTTAAACGAAAACCTAACTCTAATGCTGCTTTCATTTGGATTGCTTTCGCTTCCCCAATGCCTTTTAATGCGGCTAGTTCTTCAATCGAAGCATCGCGGAGTTCTCGGAGGGATTCAAAGTGAGATAAAACTTGTTCTGCTAATTGGATGACTGGCTTGTCTTTTGTACCAGTCCGTAAAATAATGGCCACTAATTCAACGTTCGTTAAATAGGATTCACCGAACTTTTTTAATCGTTCTCGCGGAAAATGTTGCAATCGATTATCTCCCTTC
The genomic region above belongs to Massilibacterium senegalense and contains:
- a CDS encoding JAB domain-containing protein — protein: MSTKYLSYFREAYKRSAASIICIHNHPSGVRLHM
- the radC gene encoding RadC family protein — encoded protein: MQHFPRERLKKFGESYLTNVELVAIILRTGTKDKPVIQLAEQVLSHFESLRELRDASIEELAALKGIGEAKAIQMKAALELGFRLTESKVSEKHSIRSPQDVAKIVMDEMRFLVQEHFVTLYLNTKNQILHKKTVFIGSLNASIVHPREIVRP